ATTCTAATTTGGGTATTCAAACTTGCCACATGCAATCTCAATCCTATTTATGCTTGTTGTACATTTGCTGTTCAAACCCGAAGTTTTGAACTTCCAGATTTCTGAGCTTGGCTAAATCCAGACTCGCTGTATTGGCTTGGATAAGATCATAGATTTGACCTGCATATGCCTCCTGTACTCAAAGATTCCATAGTATTTACCCTGTGGTTCTCAATGTCCTTATTGATTGTAAATTTTTAACAAAAGTGCATTGAATTGCACTTTTGAATGGCTTGAGTACATTGCTGCAAAGCCCAGTGTCTTCAATTTGATTTTGCCATTGTGACTTCTGAGGGAAAAAAAGGCATTTGGCCTCCAGCTTCTGTATGCTGAACACAAATGTTTATAATCATTTAAATTCGCTTGTTGACTAGGATTAATGAGCTGCTGCTTTTTTATCTTTATCTTCAACAGATTATCTACATTAGTTGCGCCATTGCCACAGTGTACTTGATCTACTTTAAGTTTAAGGCCACCTATGATGGAAACCACGATACGTTCCGTGTGGAATTTCTAGTTGTTCCTGTAGGCGGCTTGTCTTTCCTTGTCAATCATGACTTCTCTCCAATGGAGGTAAATCCCTTTTCACTTCAATTCAGGTGATTTCAATTAAAATAGTGTTTggaattttgtttcattttctgtttcggCTATCTTTATGTATCTATCCCAACTGAGGACATGGATTGGAACGATCTGTCAGTGTATTCTATAGCAGTGGCCTCAAGATGTGTAACAGTAGCTTGAAGAAAGTTTTTATTGTTTTTGATCCTCGTTAGTAAACTCTCAAGCTACTGTTCTGCATCTCCCTATGGCATCGCCCCATAGTGTGGCGTAGAGGAGCTAGCattgctcttttttaaaaaaaaattccccctTTCTTGAGGGACCACCCTCTGCTAATTTAAATCTGTGCACTGTCCTTGTGCTTAATCGAGCACTGTGTGGTGCAAACTATGGATGAGACAGTAAAGAATCTTTTGGGAAGGAATCcatctgtaatctcctagtcctgTATTTCTCTTCGGTCTCATACCAACTTGATTGAccatcaactgccctctgaattagCCTAGCAACTCAGTCGCAAAAAGCAAGGTCAATGCCAGCCTCGTAGTGAAATCAGCCGGATGGGCCCCAATGGGGTCTTAAGTCTACTTTTTGTTGCCAGCTCACAAATGAATGATTTAACAGCTAGTGGGATTTTAACTGACCTCTGCCTGCTGGTCCAATACCATGCATATTGTGCTTTCTGTATATTGCAATGAAGACTAATATTGAAATTGTATCCATCACCTGATCAATTGTAGTGCTTTAATTCATTTTGTGTGCTCTGTCCCCTTGGGCCCCATTTTCAAAAGTAGCTTGTAGAAGATTTAATATTTTTGGACTATTTCCTCCCTTTGCCATCTGTCTTTATTCTTTGGTGTTTAAAATTGCAATGTTTACCTGCTGTTCAATTGCTCCCCAATGATGGACTAGAGATAGGACATGGGAGATTTTTGGAGTGGATGCAGAGTTGGGTAATGACTTGTTACAGAATTTACTGGTATTGTGgaatttaacattttaaaaaagaacTTGTGTTGCATTCTTTCCTCTTTAAATGCTGGAATTTTATTCTGTCATGGAATGCAGGTTTCATTCGCAaaaccagaatttattgcctgcCCCAATTGCCCTTAAGAAAGTGGCAGTGGGCCACCACCTTTAACTGTTGTAGTCCCATGTGGATTGgtgcacccatggtgctgttcgaGAAGGTTTTCCAGGATGTAGACCTAGCAATTGTATTTCAAAACAGTGATACCCTGCACGTACTCGTGTTCCCAGGcaattgctgcccttgtcctggtgGTGGAATTCGCTGGTTTAGAAGATTCTGTGGAAAGCGCCTTGAGGTTGTAATAAGTCAAAGCAGTTGGGTGATGAAGGTCTAAAATGTTGTATGGTGGGAGAATTGTAACCTGaataaggtttttaaaaaaaaaacttaactcTCTTCCAGATCCTGTGGACATTCTCAATTTACTTGGAGTCAGTTGCAATTCTTCCCCAGCTTTTCATGATCAGCAAGACAGGTGAAGCGGAGACCATCACGACTCATTACCTCTTCTTCCTTGGCTTGTACCGTGGTCTGTACCTTATCAACTGGATCTGGCGCTATTACTTTGAGGGTTTCTTTGACCTCATTGCTATCGTGGCTGGTTTGGTTCAGACTATTCTCTACTGCGACTTTTTCTATTTGTACGTCACAAAAGGTGAGGAACCAAAGATTTCCATTTTTGCTTTTACATTGTATACTGTGAAGAAACTTCTCAAATGTTTTAAAGAAAATTGTTTGGGAACCCCAGTGATGATCCTGTGTGAAAGGATGATGGCAAAGATGtagcaaaagtttttttttggtaAATATTTTATAACTTTTTATCCACCGTGTCCTTGAGCTGTTCAAACTGCCAGGCACACCCCTTAATAATCCATTCATAATTATCTGCAAAATTCAGTCTTTAGTCCTCAAGGGTTACAAGAGAAGAGCATTGTATAAATCATAAGCTAGAAAAACTGTGCCAGGTAACTTTTTACAGATTTGGTACATGAAAATGCCATTAACATGTGGATTTTGCAATTATGCAGAACCACATTAACTGGAAAGCAGCAACAAATTGCAGCCAAATGGGTGGTGTGTGAAAAGCAGAATAACATATATACTCTTGCTAATGCATAATTTTATTTGTCGCTGGAGTTTTAAAATGTTTGAATAGAATGAAATGCTGGCTCATCTCCAAGAGTTTCTCGGGTAaaagtcctaggcccaaccatcttcagctgcttcatcaatgacttcccTTCCACCATGAGGTCAGAATTGGGTTGTTGGTGGATGACTGCACGCACAATGTTTCgcaccatttgcaacttctcagatactgaagtcgtTTGTGTCCAAACTCAGCAAGAACTGGGCAAAATCTAGGCTTGTgctaacaagtggcaaataacatttgtgccacaagtgccagacaattgtCATTTCCAGCAagggaggatctaaccattgctctATGgcataaccatcactgaatctcccactatcaacatcctgggggggggCTTCCATTGACCAGAAGTTGAACTGGCAAGCGATATGAATAGTGTGGCTACAAaaataggtcagaggctaggaatcctgcagtgagtaactcaccacctgattccGCAAATCCTCTCCACATGGCACAGgttgagtgtgatggaatacccttgcctggatgagtgcaacgcCAACAAttcaaagcttgacaccatccaagacaaagcagcttgcttgattggtaccccattcacaaacattcactctctccaataccaattcaaagagcaaagaaaattacagcacaggaacaggcccttcggccctccaagcctgcaccgaccatgctgcccgacttaactaaaaccccatacacttccggtgaccatatccctctattcccatcctattcatgtacttgtcaagacgccccttaaaagtcactaccgtatccgcttccgctacctcccccggcaatgagttccaggcacccactactttgtgtaaaaatctgcctcgtacatctcctttaaaccttgcccctagcaccttaatcctatgctccctagtagttgactcttccatcctgggaaaaagcttctgactatccactctgtccatgcctctcataatcttgtagacttctatcaggtctcccctctaccttcgtcgctccagtgagaacaaaccaaatttctccaacctctcctcatagctaatgccctccataccaggcaacatcctggtaaatcttttctgtaccctctccaaagcctccacatccttctagtagtgtggcgaccagaattgaacactattccaagtgcggcctaactaaggttctataaagctgcaacatgacttgccaatttttaaactcaataccccggccgatgaaggtaagcatgccgtttgccgccttgactaccttctccacctgcattgccactttcagtgacctgtgtacctgtacatccagatccctttgcctatcaatactctagggttctgccatttactgtatattttctatctgtattagaccttctaaaatgcactacctcacattaaactccactgccatctctccacccaagtctccaactgatctagtagctgcagtgtgtatcatctacaagatgcactgcaagaactcaccaagattcctttgacAGCAACTACCAagccctctaccatctagaaggacaagatcagCAGGTAGTTGGGAACGCCATCACTTTGAGCGCACTGTCCCCccgtcgttcccccccccccccccccattagtccccccccccccccccattagtgaaccagatgcatttgTATGACAGTTGGCAATAGTTTCAATTCCATATTTTATTGActtaaaatttcaccatttgccatggtggaattcagaTCTagctttctggattactagtccagtgactgcCACTAAGTCGCTGTATCCCACTggctggttcaagtcccactggaAGACTTGAGTCATTCACCTGGATTGCCTTTCCTGTGCAACAATGAGAAAGTAATGCACAGGTGGCCTCTTTCAGAAGAGGTATTAACCAGGGGCTAATTTGATGGTTCAGGCTGATATCCATAGAATTATTCAAAAGGGGGAAGTTCTCATGCCACTGGTCACTattcctccctccaccaccaccatcaaAATGTTGTCATCTAGCTGTGCCATTGTGTGAATAATTAGTTGTTGAATTTGCTTAAGGGGTACAGTGGCATACTAGGTATGGTCACATAATGTACACATTTCTGAATTAGTAATTCAGACTAGTTTGTTATGTTAGTTGGAGAATTAAAATTCAATTAGTTAACTCAGGGTTGAGGGGCAGTGTGGTATCAGTAATAACTACTAGATTGTTTTAAAAACCTCTTGCTGATGcctttttaaggaaggaaatgtgCCTTGCCTAGTTTGGACTACATCACTCTGGATgtgaagcaatgtggttgagtcttaactgccctctgaaatggcccagcaagctactcagttgtattCTCAaaatggctcaccaccatctgcaCAATGAATATTAATAAATGCCAGTGACCACCATATCCTGTGCATGAATAAAATAAGTTATTCCACATTGAAGTACTTCAGGTGAAGTGATTTTGCACATTTGAGGTGTTATACAAGTGCAAGGGCTTTTACAAATATGCCCATTAAATTCTTGGGAATGTTACATTGCGCCTTctgactttttttttctctctccacattttGCTCTTTTAGTTCTCAAAGGAAAGAAGCTGAGTTTACCAGCTTAAGTGCCAAAGATCATCTGAACTTCTGTTGTTGGTCACATCCAGACAGGAAGAATTACAACACAACAGAAAACTTATCAAGAGCGTAAGATGCctgagacagagagcaaggggacACACTTAAGAATTGCATTTAAACTTAATGTCAACAGCTGTTCTGTAGTCTGATGGACCACAAATATCAGTTTTCTGTTTTATGCatcttgccttttttattacagtgtaaaaatatattttctaCAAAGGAATATATACTGAAAGGATGAATTACTtgcagtggttttaaaaaaaaacttggaagCTTAGATTGGAAATGCTGAGTGTGTTTCCCTTTAGCTGTTTACAAGGATCAAATGCAAAttgtttcaataaaatctgtAAATTACTGACCGGTTTAATTACTTAGAACACAGTATCTAATGTGCAAAGCTGGTCCTGTAGTTTTTCAACCACTTGCTCTATTTATTTGAATTTGCCAAATTTTTTTGAACATGATTCATTCTTTCCTCCACTGCCCCCATTAAAACACTAGAATTGTCTCGAGGCTGATGTGATTAACTATGCCTTGTTTGGGTGACGAGGTTTCCTTTATTCAATCAGTGGTTAAGCCACCTTCACATGGAATGCATGTATTCTGTCCTTTGGCATATGTTCttgtgaacatagaacatgaaGAATAAAGATTACAGAAACCTTACTAGATGTGCATATTACTGACTGAAAAGTGATTTGGACCGTGTAACGTTAGATATTCAAGGGACCATATAACTGAGTTTAATCTtgactttttttttattgaacaaaTCACTTTTAGAATCGTTGGCCTGGACTACCACTCTTATCTCTTTGGAAACATTAGGGGGTTTATCTTGTGTTTTTTTACACTAAGCTGTTGCATGATATCTTGTGATACTGCCCCAAATAAACATTTTATGGAAAATATTCATGTCTGTTGTGTTCTAGCATGTCGCTGTCCACCTTTCATTTTAATGTAACTTTGATAGCGAGGTGGTACTGGAAAATATTTGCTTTGAATCAGCAGTAGTTTTCAACCTACCTTTGTATATATGTGGGGAGGCTGAAAGTATTGGGGGATCCCTTCAAATATTATGGGCAAGTTATCCTCATTTTGTGCCCACTCCTACCCTCTGAAATCTACCCAAAGAATAGATTGAGTACATTATTAAACTAATAAAACACTTAAAGACTCTGGCCCACTAATATTCAGGGATCCCAGTTTGAAACTTAACTTTATCTTTGCATCATTTGACTATATCCTTCCTCCTGGAAAAGCCAAATTTTCTTGTCCTTTTTTTGGTGTACATTTTAGGATTTGCTTTGGGGTGTTCATTTTGGGGGTTAACTAATTTAGAACAGTTACTTTCCTAGTACAACTTGAGATGACAGAAAACGAGGTCACGCACATTGGTGTTCTCGTGCACAAATGCATTGCTAGTTTTCTGTCTGCAGATTTGAAGAGATTCTTGTTTCGTGTCAAGTGTCAGAAATGAAAAGTAAGCAGCTTGAAtaaatatagtgcctttaaagtaATAAAATATCATGGTTCAGAGAGGCATTATAAAACAGACTGACAAAACCATGAGTAATTGGAGGCAGTTGACCACAAATGCAGTTGGATGTAGATTTTTAGGAATATCTAAAGGATGAATGAGGTGAAGTTTCAAATGGGAATTATGGAGAgcccagacagctgaaggcacaaccacCAATGATGGAACAATTTAAACCCGGGATGCTCAATAGGCCAGGATTGGAGGAGCACAGGTCTTGAGAGGGTTGGTGAGATTAGAAATGAGCCTGGACATAAAGGGATTTGTTTTCAATGTTATATTTGGGTCTATATAGGTCAGCAAGTGTAGGGTTGATGGGCGAATGGGATTTtgagagttataacacaggcagcagaattttgaatgacAATTTATTGAGGGTAAAATGTGAAGCCAGTGAACATCAAGAATAGTCACGTTTGGAGATTTTACACACATGAGCTGAGGCAGAGGTGACAGTCGGCAGTCTTGGTGGCAGTAGGTTCTGTGGTTGATAGCTCATTTCTGGATCTAATATGATACCAtggttgccatgatgtggagttgctgacgttggactagggtaggcacagtaagtagtctcacaacaccaggttaaagtccaaaaggcttatttggtagcatgagctttcggagtgctgttccttcagtgtgtGCCTTGAGTGCCTCAACTGTTGAAggtgcagcgctctgaaagcttatgctaccaaataaacctgttggattttaatctggtgttgagacTACTTACGACACCATGGTTGTGAAGTTAGGAGTACAGCAGCAGCACTTGTTCAGACAATTCTTAATGCAACTAGATCAACTTTTCAATTCTTGTATTTTGGTGAACCAATACTGAAATTGAGGAATTTGAAATTTGGAAAAGCCCCAAAGGAATAAAACCTACAATGACCGGCCTTCTACAGAAAACATCAATGCCCGGAACCGCATGTTCTATTTTTCCCGTCTGGCACATGATTTATTTGTAAAATAAAACATACTTATCAACAAGCTGCAACATCACATGGAAAAACCTTTTAATAGATTTACCTAAAGAGCTTCATATCATATTAAACAAGTAAGTAATTTCAGTGTTTTATTCTTGTAAAACTTCAGATGttggaactctgaaataaaaacaacatgCTGAGAATACTCAGATCTGACAAACTGTTAACACTTCTGGTTGATGTCTTCTATTTTCTCCTGAGTATATTTTGATGGCAATTTTTTTTCTTGTCGAAGGGATAGTTATCAATGCTCAAGTCTTGTGATTTTCAAGTATATTGTACCCCATCTCACAATTCAATATAGTTTTCACAAGCCACAAATGTTTGCAGCCCTCTGGTCCAAAGATGGATGTTCCAGTTTTTGGGGCAATGTTATACCTCATGTAATGCTTTTGATTATCCAGTAGGCAGCAGAGTAGAGGCAAAGCCTCTGTTGAATGAAAGTTCAAATGTGTGACACACCCTAGGCTTGGGTTCAAATAGTTTCTGCAATAGTTTTGCCATGATGGTTCCTCAAGTAATTATGAATTTTTACAATAATGGGTTGGGGCTGTGACTGTACAATTCAACTCTGTAGTAGCTTGCTAGTGTAAATTGTAGACTTGCTCGGGTTGAGTTCATTTTATTCAAGTATTAATACTTTTTTTCCCCTCCTCCTGCAGGCTTGTAATCTGTTTCCCAACAGCCTGTGAATGCCTTGGACGCCATTGCTCTCTAGACAAAGATTGTTCGGGACAGATACCCACTTGTTTTGGATGCAAACATCAAATCAGAACTCCCAGGGCCTGcgtgtctctcacactcatttGTTTTCCTCTTTCAGAAGGTGTCCCCAAGACAATGCTGCTCCTGTGCTTGCCTCTACCTGCAATTCTTTAGGAATTTATCATACCTCTCCAATAGCAGGTGGGCAAGTCCATGTGCCTCCACTGAACTAGCACACTCTGCGTAGTTTTCCCTCTTCCTTAGCTACTTGGGCCAGCTTGTAAAGCGAGATGTTGCGTGCTATCTAACTCTCTGCAAGGATGCCTTTTATAGGTTCTACTGGGCTAACCACAATGTATTACATACAGCCTTTTGGCTTATTGAAGAATGATTTGCGATGATTCCTGTACGTTTATGCACCCTTGCAGATGAAAGTAACAAAAAGATTCTGGTTCATCTTGGTCAGTGGATGTTGGTCTAATTTTGCAGCGCCTGATGTGACAACAGGCTTCAAATATtgcaaaaggccatttggcccaacaagcccTTGCTGACTCAGCAAAAGCAACTCGCCTAGTTCCACCAATGTTTCTTCATAAccctttctcttcagataattatctgtTGAAGATTGCGATTGAATCTACACCACACTCTTGGACAGGGCAtttcagaccctaaccactcagctccctaaaatgtttttcctcatgttgctattgctgcttttgccaatcaccttcaaAGGATGGCCTTtgcttcttgatccttccaccaatagaAACATTCTCTCCTCTGTGCGCATCCCTAGGTGCTGACCAATGCCCTGCTGCTGCTCCTATTCCCTGTGTTCTTGTGTAAGGAATAGCCACATGGACCTGGCATTGGAAGGGAGCTCTGTTACGGTATTCATAAATGAGCACCTTCAGTGGAAAAATAAGAGTAATTAGAGGGACAAAAATTATTCTTGATGAAACTGATTTGCTTGAAACTACTTGCTGGAGCCCATAACTCAACAGTGCAACAACCATGACAACAGGAGCATCTAGGTATCAACAGCAACCACACACCCAAGTCAACAAATAAGGTATCAGCCTTAGTTCAGTGGTAGTACGCTCACCTCACTCCAAAGACTTGAAATAAATGATTTGCATTGATATTGTGTTTTTCTCGAGCACTGAacatctcaaagtactttacagccaatgaaatacttttttaaGTGTAGCTACTAGTGTAACGCATGAAATTAGGCAGCTATTTGTGTGCAGCAAGGTCTGACAAAATCAATATGAgtgtgaccagataatctgttcttgtgatgttgattgatggaTAAATAAACGCCCGAACATCAAGGATAACTCCCTGCTCTTCATAAATGTCATagcatcttttacatccaaccgagcaagcagtggttagcactgctgcctcacagcgccagggacctgggtttgattctcggcttgggtcattgtctgcacgttcaccccgtgtctgcttgtgtttcctttgggtgctccagtttctcccacagtccaaaagacgtggtggttaggtgcattggccatgctaaattctccctcaatgtacccgaacaggtgctggagtgtggcgactagggaattttcacagtagcttcattgtactgttaatgtaagcctacttgtgacaaacttTAAACAGATGGGGTGTCAGTTTTAAatacctcatccaaaagatggcatctccagCCATGCAGAATTCCCTCAGtagtgcactggaatgtcagctttgatttctgtgcttaagccctggagtgggacttgaacgccGAACCCTATAACTCCGAGGCAAGAGTGTTACCAACTGTGTCACATTTGGCACAGTATCTATGCCAGCGCTCCCTTGCAGTGGTAAAAAGGTGCTACCTGTCAAAGGAATCATCCTTCAATTGAGACATTAAGCTAAGGCCccctcaggtggatgttaaaAGGTTCCATGCACTAGTTAAAGAAGAACAGGCGACTTCgtgtcaacatttatccctcaaccaacacaaaATGCAAACAATCTTTTAACCATTGCAGTGTTATTTGTGGAACATATTAACTGTTGTGTTCCCTACATAACAACAATGACTGGCCTTCATTAGTTGCAAGGTGCTTTGGGAAGTTTTGAGGTCTTCAAAGAGacaacataaatgcaagttctttatttaagaaagttATATGTCATGATCCATTGTATAGGATCCATACATCACGTTTTGTGCCTTTGTACCCCCAGGGTTACAAAGAAAGTACTGcattttataagaacataagaaataggagcaggagtaggccatctagcccctcgagtctgccccgccattcaataagatcatggctgatctgatagtggtttagttccatttacccgtccactccccataacccttaattcccttattgatcagaaatctatctacctgtgacttaaaca
Above is a genomic segment from Mustelus asterias chromosome 23, sMusAst1.hap1.1, whole genome shotgun sequence containing:
- the kdelr2b gene encoding ER lumen protein-retaining receptor 2b → MNIFRLTGDFSHLVAIIILLLKIWKTRSCAGISGKSQILFALVFVTRYLDLFTIFISLYNSAMKIIYISCAIATVYLIYFKFKATYDGNHDTFRVEFLVVPVGGLSFLVNHDFSPMEILWTFSIYLESVAILPQLFMISKTGEAETITTHYLFFLGLYRGLYLINWIWRYYFEGFFDLIAIVAGLVQTILYCDFFYLYVTKVLKGKKLSLPA